A genomic window from Plodia interpunctella isolate USDA-ARS_2022_Savannah chromosome 29, ilPloInte3.2, whole genome shotgun sequence includes:
- the LOC128682148 gene encoding uncharacterized protein LOC128682148 produces the protein MKKCANIKDITSDVEVDISPCIDIKITTVVIHSILSFTAIDIKITKHIMNGTFKKSDPIDITNIIPPKLIKNYEVIVIVKSKEEDNTDDNPEETNLIDFDAGASIDKIILPKQSDTEESKKELSIIDLYEDITVNPLNLQLQKKSVDIFDPLELKSFTNDGATAKIADAHDSYEELKHVYEHRPSTSTSSDCQDYYDKTNYFKHRNDRDDEDFIDELVSDINHRLVIYNDKRSTSNDISKINGAKNLDVLKFIRTENKIPKNNKDTKNDVCNADYELPKIIRTKTNVFLPPDNKPALNQLDASPKLDINKTKQNLFEIPKPKTQTTAINSDMPKDLGVIQQRNRIEDFNLGNITQIILPCQSLQHSLSREKIRQYIDNLLRSKTVFCSVLKYYNPIDFYASSHTNELVFIVDTVPKDKKKYRKRAIIDDEVLANYTKGPNLAEKKLVLPRIMDRLVEKKKRMEKYAHCKRKLVLDCGTRRTEIPVQCNPTVLTEDCNKERLRDLLMRQNFENFVRRGQL, from the coding sequence ATAACAAAACACATAATGAATGGCACGTTTAAAAAGTCTGATCCAATTGATATAACCAATATCATCCCAccgaaattgataaaaaactaTGAAGTTATTGTTATAGTGAAGTCTAAAGAAGAGGATAATACTGATGATAATCCAGAAGAGACCAACCTTATAGATTTTGATGCAGGAGCatctattgataaaataattttaccaaAGCAATCTGACACAGaagaaagtaaaaaagaaCTGAGCATTATAGATCTATATGAAGATATAACAGTAAACCCTCTTAATTTACAGTTACAAAAGAAATCTGTTGACATTTTCGATCCTTTAGAATTAAAAAGTTTCACGAATGACGGAGCAACAGCAAAAATTGCAGATGCACATGACAGTTATGAAGAATTGAAACATGTGTATGAACATAGACCCAGCACATCAACCTCGAGTGACTGTCAAGATTATTatgacaaaacaaattattttaagcatAGAAATGATAGAGATGACGAAGACTTCATTGACGAACTTGTATCGGATATAAATCACAGATTAGTAATATACAATGATAAACGAAGTACTAGTAATgatatatctaaaataaacggTGCTAAAAATTTGGacgtattaaaatttatcagaactgaaaataaaattccaaaaaataataaagataccAAGAATGATGTATGTAATGCAGATTATGAATTACCAAAAATAATCAGAACCAAAACTAATGTTTTTTTGCCGCCTGATAACAAACCAGCTTTAAACCAACTTGATGCATCACctaaattagatattaataagACTAAACAAAACTTATTTGAAATTCCGAAACCAAAAACACAAACTACTGCTATAAATAGTGATATGCCAAAAGATCTTGGTGTAATACAGCAGAGGAATAGAATTGAAGATTTTAATCTCGGAAATATAACTCAAATTATATTACCATGTCAAAGTCTTCAACATTCACTGTCTCGTGAAAAAATACGGCAATatatagacaatttattacgAAGCAAAACAGTTTTCTGCAgtgtattgaaatattacaatCCTATTGACTTTTATGCAAGCTCGCACACAAATGAATTGGTGTTTATTGTCGATACAGTTCCAAAAGATAAgaagaaatatagaaaaagaGCTATTATTGATGATGAAGTATTAGCTAATTATACTAAAGGGCCAAATTTAGCTGAAAAGAAACTAGTCCTACCTCGAATAATGGATAGGCTTGTCGAGAAAAAGAAACGAATGGAAAAATACGCGCATTGCAAAAGAAAGTTGGTCTTAGATTGCGGCACGCGGAGGACTGAAATTCCAGTCCAATGTAATCCCACGGTTTTAACAGAAGACTGTAATAAGGAGAGATTGAGGGATTTATTGATGAGACAGAACTTCGAAAATTTTGTGAGGAGAGGGCAGCTTTAG